One Dermacentor andersoni chromosome 6, qqDerAnde1_hic_scaffold, whole genome shotgun sequence genomic window carries:
- the LOC126522939 gene encoding SEC14-like protein 2 isoform X1: MSAADDDAVDRLSTKERAALEQFRISTADLSPPSREDWYLLKWLRARKFDTNDARKMLVEHIAWRKKYQVDTILEDYQAPTVLLKYFPGGLLDCSPDRKPVLIAPVGQADFKGMLEAASRTDLLRHCIYLLESQEELKRQFTLQTGGPRIETMHAVADMEGFSFWQLSSLEVVSALTEVVQMYEANYPEILEEAFIVNAPTLFPMLWNIIKPLLTPRTISKVHIFGKDGWQELMRSRMNVERLPVKWGGTLTGPDGDEGCRHLICPGGPIPDEYRRKWSDAAGAKSHTIGAGSKWTLPVPVARAGSELRWDFCTLSGDLIFAVRFRPPGGATDADKPRDLVAPRKVAFTRHEPHSGSLCCQEPGTYELVFDNSYSWLTRKEVSYSVQLLPPPTGSEP, from the exons atgagcgcagcagacgacgacgCTGTGGATCGGCTTAGCACCAAGGAACGCGCTGCCCTCGAGCAG TTCAGAATCTCAACGGCCGATCTTTCACCGCCCTCGCGGGAAGACTGGTACCTGCTCAAATGGCTGCGAG CCAGGAAGTTCGACACGAACGATGCGAGGAAAATGCTGGTCGAG CACATCGCCTGGCGGAAGAAGTACCAAGTTGACACCATACTGGAGGACTACCAAGCCCCCACG GTGCTGCTGAAGTACTTCCCTGGTGGCTTGTTGGACTGCAGCCCCGATCGTAAGCCGGTGCTCATAGCTCCTGTGGGACAGGCAGACTTCAAAG GCATGCTCGAAGCCGCGTCACGCACTGACCTTCTGCGCCACTGCATCTATCTCCTGGAATCACAAGAGGAGCTCAAGAGGCAGTTCACACTGCAG ACGGGCGGTCCTCGGATCGAAACCATGCACGCAGTGGCGGACATGGAAGGCTTCTCTTTCTGGCAGCTTTCGTCTCTCGAAG TGGTCTCGGCACTCACCGAGGTGGTCCAGATGTACGAAGCCAACTACCCGGAGATCCTGGAAGAGGCTTTCATCGTAAATG CGCCCACTTTATTTCCCATGTTGTGGAACATCATCAAACCTTTGCTGACTCCGAGGACCATAAGCAAAGTGCACATATTTGGAAAAG ATGGTTGGCAAGAGTTGATGAGGAGCCGCATGAACGTTGAGCGGCTCCCTGTAAAATGGGGCGGCACGCTGACTGGACCAGACGGTGACGAAGGCTGCAGACACCTA ATCTGCCCTGGCGGTCCCATCCCGGACGAGTACCGGCGAAAATGGTCGGACGCCGCAGGTGCAAAGTCGCACACCATCGGTGCTGGCAGCAAATGGACTCTGCCG GTACCCGTAGCGCGAGCCGGCTCGGAACTACGATGGGATTTCTGCACGTTGTCCGGAGACCTGATTTTTGCTGTGCGATTCCGGCCGCCCGGCGGCGCCACAGATGCGGACAAGCCACGTGACCTGGTGGCTCCCAGGAAGGTTGCCTTCACGCGCCACGAGCCCCACAGTGGTAGCCTTTGCTGTCAGGAGCCAGGAACCT ACGAACTCGTGTTCGACAACTCGTACAGCTGGCTGACGCGCAAGGAAGTGAGTTACAGTGTGCAGCTGCTGCCCCCACCGACTGGCAGTGAGCCCTGA
- the LOC126522939 gene encoding SEC14-like protein 2 isoform X2, translating to MLVEHIAWRKKYQVDTILEDYQAPTVLLKYFPGGLLDCSPDRKPVLIAPVGQADFKGMLEAASRTDLLRHCIYLLESQEELKRQFTLQTGGPRIETMHAVADMEGFSFWQLSSLEVVSALTEVVQMYEANYPEILEEAFIVNAPTLFPMLWNIIKPLLTPRTISKVHIFGKDGWQELMRSRMNVERLPVKWGGTLTGPDGDEGCRHLICPGGPIPDEYRRKWSDAAGAKSHTIGAGSKWTLPVPVARAGSELRWDFCTLSGDLIFAVRFRPPGGATDADKPRDLVAPRKVAFTRHEPHSGSLCCQEPGTYELVFDNSYSWLTRKEVSYSVQLLPPPTGSEP from the exons ATGCTGGTCGAG CACATCGCCTGGCGGAAGAAGTACCAAGTTGACACCATACTGGAGGACTACCAAGCCCCCACG GTGCTGCTGAAGTACTTCCCTGGTGGCTTGTTGGACTGCAGCCCCGATCGTAAGCCGGTGCTCATAGCTCCTGTGGGACAGGCAGACTTCAAAG GCATGCTCGAAGCCGCGTCACGCACTGACCTTCTGCGCCACTGCATCTATCTCCTGGAATCACAAGAGGAGCTCAAGAGGCAGTTCACACTGCAG ACGGGCGGTCCTCGGATCGAAACCATGCACGCAGTGGCGGACATGGAAGGCTTCTCTTTCTGGCAGCTTTCGTCTCTCGAAG TGGTCTCGGCACTCACCGAGGTGGTCCAGATGTACGAAGCCAACTACCCGGAGATCCTGGAAGAGGCTTTCATCGTAAATG CGCCCACTTTATTTCCCATGTTGTGGAACATCATCAAACCTTTGCTGACTCCGAGGACCATAAGCAAAGTGCACATATTTGGAAAAG ATGGTTGGCAAGAGTTGATGAGGAGCCGCATGAACGTTGAGCGGCTCCCTGTAAAATGGGGCGGCACGCTGACTGGACCAGACGGTGACGAAGGCTGCAGACACCTA ATCTGCCCTGGCGGTCCCATCCCGGACGAGTACCGGCGAAAATGGTCGGACGCCGCAGGTGCAAAGTCGCACACCATCGGTGCTGGCAGCAAATGGACTCTGCCG GTACCCGTAGCGCGAGCCGGCTCGGAACTACGATGGGATTTCTGCACGTTGTCCGGAGACCTGATTTTTGCTGTGCGATTCCGGCCGCCCGGCGGCGCCACAGATGCGGACAAGCCACGTGACCTGGTGGCTCCCAGGAAGGTTGCCTTCACGCGCCACGAGCCCCACAGTGGTAGCCTTTGCTGTCAGGAGCCAGGAACCT ACGAACTCGTGTTCGACAACTCGTACAGCTGGCTGACGCGCAAGGAAGTGAGTTACAGTGTGCAGCTGCTGCCCCCACCGACTGGCAGTGAGCCCTGA